Proteins encoded within one genomic window of Micromonospora halotolerans:
- a CDS encoding AraC family transcriptional regulator, producing the protein MRHEPRRDTRGILDPGRLRRRVHFRRRLPAPALRPWVEHYWLIDWDLTEPFDQRLVPHPAVNVVFQVQAGEAEHGEIAGVDTGLFTVTLHGSGRVTGVQFRPGGFRPFWRRPVSELTGRRLPLPAGPPPAGPAPAPPFAAGPVCPGSDAQRCRRLDDLLTAWQPTPDPLTAEATALVEEIRADRTVLRVDDFARRHGTSTRRIQRLFLDHVGVGPKWVIRRYRLQEAIEQAAAGPLDWSRVAADLGYADQAHLVREFTAVAGVSPAAYARSLAASRGG; encoded by the coding sequence ATGCGACACGAACCGCGGCGGGACACCCGGGGCATCCTCGACCCCGGGCGGCTCCGGCGGCGGGTCCACTTCCGGCGCCGGCTGCCCGCCCCGGCGCTGCGCCCCTGGGTCGAGCACTACTGGCTGATCGACTGGGACCTCACCGAGCCGTTCGACCAGCGGCTCGTCCCGCACCCCGCGGTCAACGTGGTGTTCCAGGTCCAGGCCGGCGAGGCGGAGCACGGCGAGATCGCCGGCGTGGACACCGGCCTGTTCACGGTCACCCTGCACGGCAGCGGCCGGGTCACCGGCGTGCAGTTCCGGCCGGGCGGCTTCCGCCCCTTCTGGCGCCGCCCGGTCTCCGAGCTGACCGGCCGCCGTCTTCCGCTGCCCGCCGGGCCACCGCCGGCCGGCCCGGCCCCCGCCCCGCCGTTCGCCGCCGGGCCGGTCTGCCCGGGCAGCGACGCGCAACGGTGCCGCCGGCTGGACGACCTGCTCACCGCCTGGCAGCCCACGCCGGACCCGCTCACCGCCGAGGCCACCGCCCTGGTCGAGGAGATCCGCGCCGACCGGACCGTCCTGCGCGTGGACGACTTCGCCCGGCGGCACGGGACCTCCACCCGGCGGATCCAGCGGCTGTTCCTCGACCACGTCGGCGTCGGTCCGAAGTGGGTGATCCGCCGCTACCGGCTCCAGGAGGCCATCGAACAGGCCGCCGCCGGGCCGCTGGACTGGTCGCGGGTCGCCGCCGATCTGGGGTACGCCGACCAGGCCCACCTGGTCCGCGAGTTCACCGCGGTGGCCGGTGTGTCGCCGGCCGCGTACGCCCGCTCGCTGGCGGCCTCGCGCGGCGGGTGA
- a CDS encoding TIGR03086 family metal-binding protein — MTTKTSELLAVAAPRTAAVVQGISDDQLGLPTPCPDYTVRDLLNHLFDVVVNFQDLARRREVDWSAKTDHLTEGWRDRFATEADRLARAWSDPAALEGVSPGMGLPQETVGDMALIDLTVHGWDLARATGQRLEVDPAVLAAGHGFMDRMGDTGQKMGAFGEPVPTSGEPTTLDALLGRTGRDPSWTP, encoded by the coding sequence ATGACCACGAAGACTAGTGAGCTGCTGGCCGTCGCCGCGCCCCGGACGGCGGCGGTGGTCCAGGGCATCTCCGACGACCAGCTCGGCCTGCCCACCCCGTGCCCCGACTACACGGTGCGCGACCTGCTCAACCACCTCTTCGACGTGGTGGTCAACTTCCAGGACCTGGCCCGCCGGCGGGAGGTCGACTGGTCGGCCAAGACCGACCACCTCACCGAGGGCTGGCGGGACCGGTTCGCGACCGAGGCCGACCGCCTGGCGCGGGCCTGGTCGGACCCGGCGGCGCTGGAGGGCGTCTCGCCCGGCATGGGTCTGCCGCAGGAGACCGTCGGCGACATGGCCCTCATCGACCTCACCGTGCACGGCTGGGACCTGGCCCGCGCGACCGGCCAGCGGCTGGAGGTCGACCCGGCGGTCCTCGCGGCGGGACACGGCTTCATGGACCGGATGGGCGACACCGGGCAGAAGATGGGCGCCTTCGGGGAGCCCGTCCCGACCAGCGGCGAGCCGACCACGCTGGACGCCCTGCTCGGGCGGACCGGCCGCGACCCCTCCTGGACCCCCTGA
- a CDS encoding FtsX-like permease family protein: MSPGTLFRLARAGTRTDTARVALTALSAALATLVGLAALTVLAIPTPPATEGNSLRWSLQYTNGLLREPGLRGGLTFGLLLLVVPVLGLAGQCARLGAPARDRRLAAFRLAGATPHQVTRIAAAETGLASLLGAVGGLAAFLAGHRLLHRPGADGRLPLPTDVQPAPPAVLAVVLGLPLLTALVSAVLLRRVTTTPFGVVRRVRTRAPWPWPGLLILVGLALFAAFRPVGLWYERRHTLPPPWLLPTLLILGALAAMVGVIAGTGWLSHAAGRLLHRYGRRPAALLAARRLTADPWAGSRTFAALLAALIFGAGAAGVRADFLATMELNRRTGAGLAGPDDFYLGAMNLVDLAVAVSVAIAGGGLLVAVVESIATRRRAFAALVATGVPRATIGRSLLWQSLAPAVPAIGLALAVGYLLVRGVFPAPRGGGYAQEVCDAGERLCGDLDTRARYTRTEWVPEVTVPPHVPWEQLAWFAAAGLAAVLLTVGVGLLFLRASTTVEELRTT; encoded by the coding sequence GTGAGCCCGGGCACGCTGTTCCGGCTCGCCCGGGCCGGCACCCGGACCGACACCGCCCGGGTCGCCCTGACCGCGCTGAGCGCCGCCCTGGCCACGCTGGTCGGGCTGGCCGCGCTGACCGTGCTGGCCATACCGACCCCACCGGCCACCGAGGGCAACTCCCTCCGCTGGTCCCTCCAGTACACCAACGGGCTGCTGCGGGAGCCGGGCCTGCGCGGCGGCCTGACGTTCGGCCTGCTGCTGCTCGTGGTGCCGGTGCTCGGGCTGGCCGGGCAGTGCGCCCGGCTCGGCGCGCCGGCCCGGGACCGCCGCCTGGCCGCCTTCCGGCTGGCCGGGGCGACCCCGCACCAGGTCACCCGGATCGCGGCCGCGGAGACCGGGCTGGCCAGCCTGCTCGGCGCCGTCGGCGGCCTCGCCGCCTTCCTGGCCGGCCACCGCCTGCTGCACCGGCCCGGCGCCGACGGGCGGCTGCCGCTGCCCACCGACGTCCAACCGGCCCCGCCGGCCGTGCTGGCCGTGGTGCTCGGCCTGCCGCTGCTCACCGCCCTGGTCAGCGCGGTGCTGCTGCGCCGGGTCACCACCACCCCGTTCGGCGTGGTCCGTCGGGTCCGCACCCGGGCGCCCTGGCCCTGGCCCGGCCTGCTGATCCTGGTGGGGCTGGCCCTGTTCGCCGCGTTCCGGCCGGTCGGCCTCTGGTACGAGCGGCGGCACACCCTGCCGCCACCCTGGCTGCTGCCGACGCTGCTGATCCTCGGGGCCCTGGCCGCCATGGTCGGGGTGATCGCCGGTACCGGCTGGCTCTCCCACGCCGCCGGCCGCCTGCTGCACCGCTACGGCCGCCGCCCGGCCGCGCTGCTCGCCGCCCGCCGGTTGACCGCCGACCCGTGGGCGGGCAGCCGCACCTTCGCCGCCCTGCTGGCGGCACTGATCTTCGGTGCGGGCGCCGCCGGCGTCCGGGCCGACTTCCTGGCCACCATGGAGCTGAACCGCCGGACCGGCGCGGGGCTCGCCGGCCCGGACGACTTCTACCTCGGCGCGATGAATCTGGTCGACCTGGCCGTCGCCGTCTCCGTGGCGATCGCGGGCGGCGGCCTGCTGGTGGCGGTCGTCGAGAGCATCGCCACCCGGCGCCGGGCGTTCGCGGCGCTGGTGGCGACCGGGGTGCCGCGCGCCACCATCGGCCGCTCGCTGCTCTGGCAGTCGCTCGCCCCGGCGGTGCCCGCGATCGGCCTCGCGCTGGCCGTCGGCTACCTGCTGGTCCGGGGCGTGTTCCCCGCGCCGAGGGGCGGGGGCTACGCGCAGGAGGTCTGCGACGCCGGCGAGCGGCTCTGCGGGGACCTGGACACCCGGGCCCGCTACACCCGCACCGAGTGGGTGCCCGAGGTGACCGTCCCGCCGCACGTGCCGTGGGAGCAGCTGGCCTGGTTCGCGGCCGCCGGGCTGGCCGCGGTGCTGCTCACCGTCGGCGTCGGCCTGCTCTTCCTGCGCGCCAGCACGACGGTCGAGGAGCTGCGCACGACCTGA
- a CDS encoding S9 family peptidase, translating into MEPSPAPVAKRIPAERTHHGDTVVDEYAWLAAKDDPETIAYLTAENAYTEARTAHLAGLRAELFEETRRRTQETDLSVPTRKDGYWYYTRTVEGQQYGVQCRRAVRDGETAPPVSADGAPLDGEEVLLDGNQLAEGHDFFSLGAFDVSPDGRWLAYSTDFSGDERFTLRIKDLQTGEVRPDEIPDTFYGTAWSSDASTLFYVTVDDAWRPNRVWRHTVGTPSSEDVVVHQEDDERFWVGVELTRSERFVLIDIHSKITSEVRVIPAGNPTGEPAIVAPRRQGVEYAVEHHGHRFLILHNDGAEDFALAYTSADAPGDWTPLIPHTPGTRLEAVDAFENHLVVSLRTNGLTGLRVLPVGGGDSFDIDFPEPIYSVGLDANPEYRTAEVRLRYTSLVTPDSVYDYDLVTRQMVLRRRKPVRPGPDGREYDPADYEQHRDWALADDGTRVPISLVCRTGTPRDGSAPAVIYGYGSYEASMDPWFSIARLSLLDRGVIFAVAHIRGGGELGRRWYDEGKLLAKKNTFTDFVACARHLVKAGWTASDRLVARGASAGGLLMGAVANLAPDAFAGIVAQVPFVDALTSILDPSLPLTVTEWEEWGNPLDDPEVYEYMKSYTPYENVAAVDYPAILAVTSLNDTRVLYHEPAKWIARLRAVAPQGDYLLKTEMGAGHGGPSGRYDAWREEAFVNAWTLDRLNRA; encoded by the coding sequence CTGGAGCCGTCGCCTGCGCCCGTCGCCAAGCGCATTCCGGCCGAGCGGACCCACCACGGCGACACAGTCGTCGACGAGTACGCCTGGCTCGCCGCCAAGGACGACCCGGAGACGATCGCCTACCTGACCGCGGAGAACGCCTACACGGAGGCGCGCACCGCCCACCTGGCGGGGCTGCGCGCGGAGCTGTTCGAGGAGACCCGCCGGCGCACCCAGGAGACCGACCTGTCGGTGCCGACCCGCAAGGACGGCTACTGGTACTACACCCGCACGGTCGAGGGCCAGCAGTACGGCGTGCAGTGCCGCCGGGCCGTCCGCGACGGCGAGACCGCCCCGCCGGTCAGCGCCGACGGCGCCCCGCTGGACGGCGAGGAGGTGCTGCTCGACGGCAACCAGCTCGCCGAGGGGCACGACTTCTTCTCGCTCGGCGCGTTCGACGTCAGCCCGGACGGACGTTGGCTGGCCTACTCCACCGACTTCTCCGGCGACGAGCGCTTCACCCTGCGGATCAAGGACCTCCAGACCGGCGAGGTGCGTCCCGACGAGATCCCGGACACCTTCTACGGCACGGCCTGGTCGAGCGACGCCTCGACGCTGTTCTACGTCACCGTCGACGACGCCTGGCGGCCGAACCGGGTCTGGCGGCACACCGTGGGCACCCCGTCGAGCGAGGACGTGGTGGTGCACCAGGAGGACGACGAGCGGTTCTGGGTGGGCGTCGAGCTGACCCGCTCCGAGCGCTTCGTGCTGATCGACATCCACAGCAAGATCACCAGCGAGGTGCGGGTCATCCCGGCCGGCAACCCCACCGGCGAGCCGGCCATCGTCGCACCCCGGCGGCAGGGCGTCGAGTACGCGGTGGAGCACCACGGCCACCGCTTCCTGATCCTGCACAACGACGGCGCCGAGGACTTCGCGCTGGCGTACACCTCGGCGGACGCGCCGGGCGACTGGACGCCGCTGATCCCGCACACCCCCGGCACCCGGCTGGAGGCCGTCGACGCGTTCGAGAACCACCTGGTCGTCTCGCTGCGCACCAACGGGCTGACCGGGCTGCGGGTGCTGCCGGTCGGCGGCGGCGACAGCTTCGACATCGACTTCCCCGAGCCGATCTACAGCGTCGGCCTCGACGCCAACCCGGAATACCGCACGGCCGAGGTGCGGCTGCGCTACACCTCGCTGGTCACCCCGGACTCGGTCTACGACTACGACCTGGTCACCCGGCAGATGGTGCTGCGCCGGCGGAAGCCGGTCCGGCCCGGCCCGGACGGGCGCGAGTACGACCCGGCCGACTACGAGCAGCACCGGGACTGGGCGCTCGCCGACGACGGCACCCGGGTGCCGATCTCGCTGGTGTGCCGCACGGGCACCCCGCGCGACGGCTCCGCCCCCGCCGTCATCTACGGCTACGGGTCGTACGAGGCGAGCATGGACCCCTGGTTCTCCATCGCCCGCCTCAGCCTGCTCGACCGGGGCGTGATCTTCGCGGTGGCGCACATCCGCGGCGGCGGTGAGCTGGGCCGGCGCTGGTACGACGAGGGCAAGCTGCTGGCCAAGAAGAACACCTTCACCGACTTCGTGGCCTGCGCCCGGCACCTGGTCAAGGCCGGCTGGACGGCCAGCGACCGGCTGGTCGCCCGGGGCGCCTCGGCCGGCGGCCTGCTGATGGGCGCGGTGGCCAACCTGGCCCCGGACGCGTTCGCCGGCATCGTCGCGCAGGTGCCGTTCGTGGACGCGCTCACCTCGATCCTCGACCCGTCGCTGCCGCTGACGGTCACCGAGTGGGAGGAGTGGGGCAACCCGCTCGACGACCCCGAGGTCTACGAGTACATGAAGTCGTACACGCCGTACGAGAACGTGGCCGCCGTGGACTACCCGGCGATCCTCGCGGTGACGAGCCTCAACGACACCCGGGTGCTCTACCACGAGCCGGCCAAGTGGATCGCGCGGCTGCGGGCGGTCGCCCCGCAGGGCGACTACCTGCTGAAGACCGAGATGGGTGCCGGCCACGGCGGCCCCAGCGGCCGGTACGACGCCTGGCGCGAGGAGGCGTTCGTCAACGCCTGGACCCTCGACCGGCTGAACCGCGCCTGA
- a CDS encoding threonine ammonia-lyase: MELVSIADIRAAAEDVAGAVVRTPLLPTLWDDELWLKPESLQPVGSFKLRGATHAVARLDPAARSRGVVTHSSGNHGQALAYAARTFGVPCTVVVPEGAPRIKVDRMRALGADVRLVPPAHRLAAAEQVVVDTGAALVPPFDHPWIIAGQGTVGLEIVADLPDVDVVLVPVGGGGLSSGVATAVKALCPSAAVIGVEPLLAADARDSLAAGEVVVWEVERTYRTCADGLRTNLSELTLAHLRDRLDGIVTVTEDEILTATGRLLREARLVAEPSGAVAAAARLFHRDELPHGRTVAVVTGGNVDPAVLAAALGSGG, from the coding sequence ATGGAGCTGGTCTCGATCGCCGACATCCGGGCCGCCGCCGAGGACGTCGCGGGCGCCGTGGTGCGCACCCCGCTGCTGCCGACGCTCTGGGACGACGAGCTGTGGCTCAAGCCGGAGAGCCTGCAACCGGTCGGCTCGTTCAAGCTGCGGGGGGCGACCCACGCGGTGGCCCGGCTGGACCCGGCCGCCCGGTCCCGGGGCGTGGTGACCCACTCCTCCGGCAACCACGGGCAGGCCCTCGCGTACGCGGCCCGGACGTTCGGCGTGCCGTGCACCGTGGTGGTGCCGGAGGGTGCGCCGCGAATCAAGGTGGACCGTATGCGGGCGCTGGGCGCGGACGTACGGCTCGTGCCGCCGGCCCACCGGCTCGCGGCGGCGGAACAGGTCGTGGTGGACACCGGGGCCGCGCTCGTGCCGCCGTTCGACCATCCGTGGATCATCGCCGGGCAGGGCACCGTCGGCCTGGAGATCGTCGCCGATCTGCCCGACGTGGACGTGGTGCTCGTGCCGGTGGGCGGCGGCGGGCTGTCCTCGGGCGTGGCCACCGCGGTCAAGGCGCTGTGCCCGTCGGCCGCCGTGATCGGCGTGGAGCCGCTGCTCGCCGCCGACGCCCGCGACTCCCTGGCCGCCGGGGAGGTGGTGGTCTGGGAGGTCGAACGCACCTATCGGACCTGCGCGGACGGCCTGCGCACCAACCTGTCCGAGCTGACCCTGGCCCACCTGCGGGACCGGCTCGACGGCATCGTCACGGTCACCGAGGACGAGATCCTCACGGCGACCGGGCGGCTGCTCCGCGAGGCCCGGCTGGTGGCCGAGCCGAGCGGGGCGGTGGCCGCCGCGGCGCGCCTGTTCCACCGGGACGAGCTGCCGCACGGCCGTACGGTCGCGGTGGTCACCGGCGGCAACGTCGACCCGGCGGTGCTCGCGGCCGCTCTCGGCTCCGGAGGTTAA
- a CDS encoding ABC transporter ATP-binding protein, with the protein MSFLEARGVVRAYGPTPALRGVTLDLAEGEIVAVTGPSGCGKSTLLHCLAGILRPDAGQVTWRGERIDEWSESARSRLRRTEFGVLFQFGQLVAELTAAENVALPLLLAGTGRREARTAAVTWLERLGVAEVADARPGEMSGGQQQRCALARALVTEPRVLFADEPTGALDTLTGEQVLTQLVRLAREQRTAVVLVTHEPRIAAYADREVTLRDGVVDQSGLGLDAPVPGGHR; encoded by the coding sequence GTGAGTTTCCTGGAGGCGCGCGGCGTGGTCCGGGCGTACGGGCCGACGCCGGCCCTGCGCGGCGTGACCCTCGACCTGGCAGAGGGCGAGATCGTCGCCGTCACCGGCCCGAGCGGCTGCGGCAAGTCCACCCTGCTGCACTGCCTCGCCGGCATCCTGCGCCCCGACGCCGGGCAGGTCACCTGGCGCGGGGAGCGGATCGACGAGTGGTCCGAGTCGGCCCGGTCCCGCCTGCGGCGCACCGAGTTCGGGGTGCTCTTCCAGTTCGGCCAGCTCGTCGCCGAGCTGACCGCGGCGGAGAACGTCGCCCTTCCGCTGCTTCTCGCCGGCACGGGGCGGCGAGAGGCGCGGACGGCGGCGGTCACCTGGCTGGAGCGGCTCGGCGTGGCCGAGGTCGCCGACGCCCGGCCGGGCGAGATGTCCGGCGGCCAGCAGCAGCGGTGTGCCCTGGCCCGGGCCCTGGTCACCGAGCCGCGGGTGCTCTTCGCCGACGAGCCCACCGGCGCGCTGGACACGCTCACCGGCGAGCAGGTGCTCACCCAGCTCGTCCGGCTCGCGCGGGAGCAGCGCACCGCCGTCGTGCTGGTCACGCACGAGCCGCGGATCGCTGCGTACGCCGACCGCGAGGTGACCCTGCGCGACGGGGTGGTCGACCAGTCGGGCCTCGGTCTCGACGCGCCGGTGCCCGGCGGGCACCGGTGA
- a CDS encoding PadR family transcriptional regulator, translating to MSTQHVLLGLLARGPRHGYELKRAHDERLPRARPLAFGQVYATLARLQRDGLVVPAGQAREGGPDRTSYALTGEGRAALDRWLATVEPPMPYVASTLFAKVVVALMVADVERARAYLIAQRRAHTERLRELTAVKTAPAADLDDVIAADFAIAHLDADLRWLHTTLERVADWHREVHS from the coding sequence GTGTCCACTCAGCACGTACTGCTCGGGCTGCTCGCGCGCGGCCCCCGGCACGGCTACGAGCTGAAGCGCGCCCACGACGAGCGGCTGCCCCGGGCCCGGCCGCTCGCCTTCGGGCAGGTCTACGCCACCCTGGCCCGGCTCCAGCGGGACGGCCTGGTCGTCCCGGCCGGGCAGGCCCGCGAGGGCGGACCGGACCGCACGTCCTACGCGCTCACCGGGGAGGGGCGCGCCGCGCTCGACCGGTGGCTGGCCACCGTCGAGCCGCCCATGCCGTACGTGGCGAGCACCCTCTTCGCCAAGGTGGTGGTCGCGCTCATGGTGGCCGACGTCGAGCGGGCCCGCGCCTACCTGATCGCCCAGCGCCGGGCGCACACCGAGCGGCTGCGCGAGCTGACCGCGGTGAAGACCGCTCCGGCTGCCGACCTCGACGACGTGATCGCGGCCGACTTCGCCATCGCCCATCTCGACGCCGACCTGCGGTGGCTGCACACCACCCTCGAACGCGTCGCCGACTGGCACCGGGAGGTGCACTCGTGA
- a CDS encoding bifunctional polysaccharide deacetylase/glycosyltransferase family 2 protein — translation MARHVARPDPRAHWVLLLLGLVALLAALSFHGLVNAVGGGAGPDQAPASPPPRAVAAGGPVLRLDGPAPVSRRLPARTLALTFDDGPDPRWTPQILDVLRRHHAHATFFVVGARVDEHPDLVRRILAEGHEIGSHTFTHADLTTAPGWRADVELSWTRNAIAGVTGREVTLFRPPFSSTTAAVTDAQYRALRTAAGSGHVAVLADRDAKDWQRPGVPAIVRAATPTGGAGAVVLMHDGGGDRGQTVAALDQLLPRLAAQGYRFTTVSAGIGAPDSMVPATGGARLSGTVLRAAQTGADWLASAMNLLLGVALVLGVVRLAVQVVCARRHVRRVRRPRHRLPEVSAPVSVIVPAYNEAANIAATVRSLVASAYPALEVIVVDDGSSDGTADIVERMRLRGVRVIRQANAGKPAALNTGIRAARADLLVLVDGDTVFQPDTVYRLVQGFADPTVGAISGNTKVANRRRLLGRWQHLEYVIGFNLDRRMYDVLECMPTIPGAIGAFRRQVLFGVGGVPADTLAEDTDLTMKVLRAGWRVVYEESAIAWTEAPSSLRQLWRQRYRWCYGTMQAMWKHRHALREPGAGGKLGRRGLPYLAVFQIVLPLAAPAVDIFALYGLLFLPWSELALAWVGLLLLQGGTAAYALRLDRERFGPLWTLPLQQLVYRQVMYLVVVQSVVTAVVGNRLRWQRMVRTGEAAALVQGGAPS, via the coding sequence ATGGCGCGACACGTCGCCCGCCCCGACCCCCGGGCGCACTGGGTGCTGCTCCTGCTGGGCCTCGTCGCCCTGCTCGCCGCGCTGAGCTTCCACGGCCTGGTCAACGCCGTCGGCGGCGGCGCCGGCCCGGACCAGGCGCCCGCCTCGCCCCCGCCGCGCGCGGTCGCCGCCGGCGGGCCGGTGCTGCGGCTGGACGGCCCCGCGCCGGTCAGCCGGCGGTTGCCCGCGCGCACCCTGGCGCTCACCTTCGACGACGGCCCCGACCCGCGCTGGACGCCGCAGATCCTGGACGTGCTGCGCCGGCACCACGCCCACGCCACGTTCTTCGTGGTCGGCGCGCGCGTGGACGAGCACCCCGACCTGGTCCGGCGCATCCTCGCCGAGGGGCACGAGATCGGCTCGCACACCTTCACCCACGCCGACCTGACCACCGCGCCGGGCTGGCGCGCCGACGTCGAGCTCTCCTGGACCCGCAACGCGATCGCCGGGGTGACCGGCCGCGAGGTGACGCTGTTCCGGCCGCCCTTCTCGTCGACCACGGCTGCCGTCACCGACGCCCAGTACCGGGCGCTGCGGACGGCCGCCGGCAGCGGGCACGTGGCGGTGCTCGCCGACCGGGACGCCAAGGACTGGCAACGGCCCGGCGTACCGGCCATCGTGCGGGCCGCCACCCCGACCGGGGGCGCCGGCGCGGTAGTGCTGATGCACGACGGCGGCGGGGACCGCGGCCAGACCGTGGCCGCACTGGACCAGCTGCTGCCCCGGCTGGCCGCGCAGGGCTACCGGTTCACCACCGTCTCCGCCGGGATCGGCGCGCCCGACTCGATGGTCCCGGCCACCGGCGGCGCGCGGCTGAGCGGCACCGTGCTGCGCGCGGCGCAGACCGGCGCCGACTGGCTGGCCTCGGCCATGAACCTGCTGCTCGGGGTGGCCCTCGTGCTCGGCGTGGTCCGCCTCGCCGTGCAGGTGGTCTGCGCCCGCCGGCACGTCCGCCGGGTACGCCGGCCCCGCCACCGGCTGCCCGAGGTCAGCGCGCCCGTGTCGGTGATCGTGCCGGCGTACAACGAGGCCGCCAACATCGCCGCCACCGTGCGGTCCCTGGTCGCCAGCGCCTATCCGGCGCTGGAGGTCATCGTGGTGGACGACGGCTCCAGCGACGGCACGGCCGACATCGTCGAACGGATGCGACTGCGCGGGGTACGCGTCATCCGGCAGGCCAACGCCGGCAAGCCGGCCGCGTTGAACACCGGCATCCGGGCCGCCCGGGCCGACCTGCTGGTGCTGGTCGACGGGGACACCGTCTTCCAGCCGGACACCGTGTACCGGCTGGTCCAGGGCTTCGCCGACCCGACCGTGGGTGCGATCAGCGGCAACACGAAGGTGGCCAACCGGCGCCGGCTGCTCGGCCGCTGGCAGCACCTGGAGTACGTGATCGGCTTCAACCTCGACCGCCGGATGTACGACGTGCTGGAGTGCATGCCCACCATCCCGGGGGCGATCGGCGCGTTCCGCCGCCAGGTGCTGTTCGGGGTCGGCGGCGTGCCCGCCGACACCCTCGCCGAGGACACCGACCTCACCATGAAGGTGCTCCGGGCCGGCTGGCGGGTGGTGTACGAGGAGAGCGCCATCGCCTGGACCGAGGCGCCGTCGTCGCTGCGCCAGCTGTGGCGGCAGCGCTACCGCTGGTGCTACGGGACCATGCAGGCCATGTGGAAGCACCGCCACGCGCTGCGCGAGCCGGGCGCCGGCGGGAAGCTGGGCCGGCGCGGCCTGCCCTACCTGGCCGTGTTCCAGATCGTGCTGCCGCTGGCCGCGCCGGCCGTCGACATCTTCGCCCTCTACGGGCTGCTCTTCCTGCCCTGGTCCGAGCTGGCGCTGGCCTGGGTGGGCCTGCTCCTGCTCCAGGGCGGCACCGCCGCGTACGCGCTGCGCCTGGACCGGGAACGGTTCGGCCCGCTCTGGACGCTGCCGCTGCAGCAGCTCGTCTACCGGCAGGTGATGTACCTCGTGGTGGTGCAGTCGGTGGTGACCGCGGTGGTCGGCAACCGGCTGCGCTGGCAGCGGATGGTCCGCACCGGCGAGGCAGCGGCGCTGGTGCAAGGAGGGGCCCCCTCTTAA